AGAGCGCAGGACGTCGTCCAGGCTGCGCGCCGGGTGGCCGGTCAGGCGCTGGACGTCGTCACTGACCTTCGCGAGCTCGCCGCGGGCGATCGCCAGGTACGACGTCACCCAGCCGTCGACCTCGAACCGGGGCGCCGTAGTGCGCGCGCGAGGCGTAGGCCTGCTCGAGCGTCTCGTCCTCGAACCGCACGTCGCGCCCGGTCGCCGCACTGATCCGCGCGGCCGCCTCGGTCAGGGTGAACGCCTCCGGCCCGGTCAGGTCGTAGCCGACACCGTCGTGCTGGCCTGACTCGTCGCTCAGGACCGCGACGGCGACGTCCGCGACGTCGTCCTGCGCCACCGCACTGACCCGGCCGTCAGCGGCGGGGCCACGGATCACGCCGTCCTCGCCAGGCATCAGCGCGAAGAAGTCGGCGTACAGGCTGTCCCGCAGGAACGTGTGGCGCAGACCGCTGCCCCTGATGTGCTCCTCGGTGTGGAAGTGGTCGCGGCCGAAGGTGAACGTGCAGTCGGCCGAGGCGCCGAGGAACGACAGGTAGACGATGCGCTGCACGCCCGCGCGCACCGCGGCGTCGACCGCGCTGCGGTGCTCGGCGAGCCGGTTCGCGGACTCGCGTCCGGACACCAGGAACAGCGTGTGCGCGTCGCCGATCGCCGCGACCATCGCGTCGGTGCTCGCGTACTCGGCAGCCGGCCCCGCCACGGCACCGGGCAGGTCCGGCAAGCGGCTCGGGTCACGGCCCACCAGCCGCAGCGGCACCCCCTGAGCCGCCAACGCGCGGGCCACCCGGCCGCCGATGTTCCCCGTGCTGCCCGTCACCGCGATGTTCGCTGCTCCACTGGTTGCCATGGCAGGGTCAGCGCAGCGGGACGAACCGATAATTCCCGTACCAGTGCACCTCGGTGCCGTCCGGCGTCCGGGCGACCCGCGCCAACCGCCCAGCCACTGGGCAGACCATCAGCCCGTTCGGGGTGAGCTGGTCGACCAGCGCGTCCGGGATCTCGTTGGCGGCGGCAGAGACCAGCACCCGGTCGTACGGCGCGTCCTTCGGCCAGCCGAGCACCCCCGGCTCCGCCCGGTGCACGCCGGCCCAGGGCAGCTCGTGGACGGCCAGGTTCGAGGCGCCCCACAGGGCCAGATCGGGCTCCAGCTCGACGCCGACCACCTCGCCGCTCGGCCCGACCAGGTGGGCCAGCAGCGTCGTCGTCCAGCCCGAACCGGAGCCGACGTCCAGCACCCGGTGCCCCTCCTCGACGTCGAGCAGCCGCAGCATCCGGCGCACCGTGGACGGCTGGGACGACGTCTGGCCGTAGCCGATCTCGAGCGGTTGGTCCTCGTGGGCGTGCGACTGCTGCGCCCGCGGCAGGAAGCCGGTGCGCGGTACGGCGGCGAAAGCTCGGTCGATGGCCTCCGGCGCGGTGGCCCGGTCGTGCACGTCCCCCAGTGTGCTCCCCGTGGGAAGGTGTGGCCATGGCCGACGGACCCCGCGACGTGCTGCCGACCCGCGCCGAGTTCGCGGTCTGGCGTCCCATGCCCACCCGCTGGGCCGACAACGACCAGTACGGGCACGCCAACAACGTCGTCTACTACTCGTGGTTCGACACCGCGGTGAACGGCTGGCTGATGCAGGCCGTCGGGGCAGATGTCCGCGACCTGCCGGCCATCGGCATCGTCGCCGAGACGTCCTGCCGGTTCCTCTCGCCCGTCGGCTTCCCGGACGAGCTCGCGGTCGGCCTGCGGGTGGACCGGCTCGGGCGCAGCAGCATCACCTACGGGCTCGCGGTGTTCGCGGACGGCGAGGACGCGCCGTCCGCGGTGGGGCGGTTCGTGCACGTGTACGTCGACCCCGCGACCCGCCGTCCGGTGCCCGTGCCGGACGTCGTGCGGGACGTCGCGTCCGCGATCACCAGTGGTGCATCGACCGCCGGATGATCCCCGCGAGGTCCTCGGCGGAAGGCTCGCGCGGACTGATGGCGAGCAGCCGCGGCTGGGCCAGCGAGCCCTCCACCAGGTCGTCGACGTCGCCGTCGCCGAAGCCCAGCTCGGCCAGCCCGGAGGGTAGCCCGATGTCCCGCATCAGGGTGGCCAGCACGGTCGGCAGCTGAGCCGCGGCGTCGTCGCCGACCTCGGCGTCGGGGGCGAGCAGGGCGGCGGCGCGCAGGTGCCGGTCCGGCGCCGACCCGAAGGTGAACCGGAACGCCTCCGGTGCCGTCATCGAGACCGCCATCCCGTGCGGTACCAGGGGTTCGTCCCCCGGGTAGCCGGGCGCGTGGAAGTGCCGCACCCGGCCCGCGACCGGGTAGGCGTTGGCGTGCGGGATGTGCACGCCCGCGTTCCCGAAGCCGAGGCCGGCGAACGTCGCGGCGTAGGCCATGTCGGTGCGGGCGCCCTGGTCGTCGCCGTCGCGCACCGCCCGGCGAAACGCCCCGGCCAGCAACGACATCGCGCGCTCGGACCACATGTCGGCGATCGGGTTCGCGCCGCAGTAGGGCACCCGCTGGTCCGGGGTCTTGCGCTCGAAGGAGTCGAACGGCCGCGCGGTGTAGCTCTCCAGCGCGTGGCACAGGATGTCCAGACCGGCGCTCGCGGTGACCTGGCTGGGTTGGCTGAAGGTGAGCTCGGGATCGATGACGGCCAGCGTGGGCCGCAGCCGGGCGTGGCTGACGCCGGTCTTGACCTTGCGGGACAGCACGTCCAGCACGCAGACGGTCGTGGACTCGGCGCCCGTACCGGTCGTGGTGGGGACGGCGACGAGCGGCAGCAGCGGCCCAGGAGGGGCCTGGCCACCGCCGATCGGGGCGTTCACGTAGTCCATCAGCTCGCCCGGCGAGCAGAGCATCAGGTTGACGGCCTTGGCGGTGTCGATGCTGGAGCCGCCGCCGACCGCGACGATGCCGTCGAACCGGCCGAGCGATCGGGCTGCGTCGATCGCGGCCGTCATGCTCTGGTCGGTCGGCTCGACGCGCGCCTGGTCGTACACCTCGACCTCGAGGCCCTCCTGGCGGATCCCTGCGGCGATGCGGTCGGGAGCGCCGGTGGCGGCGACGCCGGGGTCGGTGACCAGCAGCACGCGGGTGGCGCCGAGCGCCTTGAGGTCCGCGCCGACCTCGTCGCTGGCGCCGTGGCCGAACTTCAGCCGAGGCGCGGCGTACGTGAAGACCGTCTCGTTGCCCATGCTCGCGAGCCTGCCGCACCCCTCGAGCCACCGCCACTCACCACCCGCTTCCGCCGCTCGGTCCCGTTTCCGCCGCCCAAGCCGATCTCGCGGGCGCAGAACCGGCTTGAGTGGCGGAGGCGTCCTGCCCGAGGCATGGACCGGGGGAGCGAGCCGCCGGGTGGTTGCCTAGAGTTTCGCTCGTGAGCGACCTGGTGGAGGCCCTGCGCGCCGCCGGGGTGGCGGACGCCGACGCCAGCCTGCTCCGTCGCTCCCTGTACTCCTCGGACGCCTCGCTCTACCGGGTCGAGCCGCAGGTCGTGGTCGTGCCGCGGCACGTGGACGAGGTGCTGGCTACCGCCGAGGTCTGCCGCACGTTCGGCGTCCCGCTCACCATGCGCGGCGCGGGGACGTCGATCGCCGGCAACGCGGTCGGGCCGGGCGTGGTCGTGGACGTCTCGCGGCACCTGCACCAGATCGGTGACATCGACCCCGAGGCCGGGACGGCGGTCGTCGCGCCCGGTGTCGTGCAGGCCTCCCTGCAGCGCGCCGCGGCGCGGCACGGGCTGCGGTTCGGACCGGACCCGTCCACCCACAACCGGGCGACGCTCGGCGGCATGATCGGCAACAACGCCTGCGGCTCAAGGGCTCTGGGGTACGGACGCACCAGCGACAACGTCCTCGGGCTGGACGTCGTCACCGGAGCGGGGGAGCGGCTGCGGCTCGGGTCGATGGCGGGCGCCGTCGTGTCCTCGCCGGCGCTGGACCGGGTCCGGTCGCTGGCCGACGCGAACCTCGCTCTGATCCGCACCGAGCTGGGTCGCTTCGGCCGCCAGGTGTCCGGCTACTCGCTCGAGCACCTGCTGCCCGAGAACGGCTTCGACGTCACCCGCGCGCTCGTCGGCAGCGAGGGGACGCTGGCCCTGACCCTCGCCGCGACGGTCCGGCTGGTCCAGGACGAGCCGGTGCGCCAGCTCGTCGTCCTCGGTTACCCGTCGATGGCCGAGGCGGCCGACGCCGTGGTCGTGGTGCTGCCGCACGGCCCGGTGGCCTGCGAGGGCATGGACGCCCGCATCGTCGACGTGGTGCGCGCCCGCCGAGGCCCGTCGTCCGTGCCCCGCCTGCCCCGTGGTGAGGGCTGGCTGCTCGTCGAGCTCACCGGCACCGACCCCGGCGAGGTGCGCGCCCGCGCCGATGCCCTGGTCCGCGACGCGGGCGCCGTCGACGCGGAGGTCGTAGCGGACGCGACGCACGCGGCCGCGCTCTGGCGGATCCGCGAGGACGGTGCGGGCCTGTCTGGTCGGACGCCGGACGGCAACCCGGCGCACCCCGGCTGGGAGGACGCCGCCGTGCCACCGCAGCGGCTCGGCGCGTACCTGCGGGAGTTCGACGCGCTGCTGGACCAGCACGGGCTGACCGGCCTGCCGTACGGGCACTTCGGCGACGGCTGCCTGCACATCCGGATCGACTTCCCCTTCGACCGCGCCGAGGGCACCGCGGCGTTCCGCTCGTTCCTGCTGGACGCCGGTCGGCTGGCCGCCGCGCACGGTGGCTCCATGTCCGGTGAGCACGGGGACGGGCGGGCCCGCGGCGAGCTGCTGCCGCTGATGTACTCGGCCGAGGCCATCGAGCTGTTTGCCGCGGTCAAGGCGGCCTTCGACCCGGACGACCTGCTCAACCCCGGCGTGATCGTGCGGCCCGCGCCGGTCGACGCCGACGTGCGGGTCGCCGCCGCCCGCCCCTACCGGGACGGGCTGGCGCTGGCGTACCGGCACGACCGCGGCGACCTGTCAATGGCCGTTCACCGCTGCACCGGGGTCGGCAAGTGCCGGGCGGACACCACGGCCAGCGGCGGCGTGATGTGCCCGTCGTTCCTGGCCACCCGGGACGAGAAGGACTCCACGCGGGGTCGCGCGAGGGTGTTGCAGGACGCGGTGTCCGGCAACCTGGGCCCGAACCCTTGGGGCACACCGGCGGTGGCCGACGCGCTCGACCTGTGCCTGTCCTGCAAGGGGTGCTCGTCCGACTGCCCGACCGGGATCGACATGGCCGCGTACAAGGCGGAGGCGACGTACCAGCGCTACCGGCGACGGCTGCGCCCCCGCGCCCACTACACGTTGGGCTGGCTGCCGCGCTGGGCGCGGCTGGCCACCCGCTTCGGCTGGGTCACCCGGGTGGCGAACGCCAGCCTGCGGGTCCGGGCCCTGCACCCGCTGGTCACCTTTCTGGCCGGGGTGGACCGTCGCCGCAGCCTGCCGCAGTTCGCGACGCCGACGTTCCGGCAGTGGTTCGACCACCGCCCGAGCGATCCCGGCGTGACCCTGCTCGAGGCCGTGGTGTTCGTCGACACGTTCACCGACGCCTTCGCGCCCGAGGTCGGCCAGGCCGCGGTCGCGGTGCTCGAGGACGCTGGCTACCGGGTGAGCGTGACCCGCGAACCGGTCTGCTGCGGGCTGACCTGGATCTCCACCGGCCAGCTCGACACCGCCCGGCGCAAGGTCGGCGCCACGGTCGCCGCGCTGCTCCCGCACGTCGAGCGGGGGGCCGTGGTGGTCGGGCTGG
The window above is part of the Angustibacter luteus genome. Proteins encoded here:
- a CDS encoding protein-L-isoaspartate O-methyltransferase; the encoded protein is MHDRATAPEAIDRAFAAVPRTGFLPRAQQSHAHEDQPLEIGYGQTSSQPSTVRRMLRLLDVEEGHRVLDVGSGSGWTTTLLAHLVGPSGEVVGVELEPDLALWGASNLAVHELPWAGVHRAEPGVLGWPKDAPYDRVLVSAAANEIPDALVDQLTPNGLMVCPVAGRLARVARTPDGTEVHWYGNYRFVPLR
- a CDS encoding acyl-CoA thioesterase, with protein sequence MADGPRDVLPTRAEFAVWRPMPTRWADNDQYGHANNVVYYSWFDTAVNGWLMQAVGADVRDLPAIGIVAETSCRFLSPVGFPDELAVGLRVDRLGRSSITYGLAVFADGEDAPSAVGRFVHVYVDPATRRPVPVPDVVRDVASAITSGASTAG
- a CDS encoding hydroxyacid-oxoacid transhydrogenase; the protein is MGNETVFTYAAPRLKFGHGASDEVGADLKALGATRVLLVTDPGVAATGAPDRIAAGIRQEGLEVEVYDQARVEPTDQSMTAAIDAARSLGRFDGIVAVGGGSSIDTAKAVNLMLCSPGELMDYVNAPIGGGQAPPGPLLPLVAVPTTTGTGAESTTVCVLDVLSRKVKTGVSHARLRPTLAVIDPELTFSQPSQVTASAGLDILCHALESYTARPFDSFERKTPDQRVPYCGANPIADMWSERAMSLLAGAFRRAVRDGDDQGARTDMAYAATFAGLGFGNAGVHIPHANAYPVAGRVRHFHAPGYPGDEPLVPHGMAVSMTAPEAFRFTFGSAPDRHLRAAALLAPDAEVGDDAAAQLPTVLATLMRDIGLPSGLAELGFGDGDVDDLVEGSLAQPRLLAISPREPSAEDLAGIIRRSMHHW
- a CDS encoding FAD-binding and (Fe-S)-binding domain-containing protein, whose protein sequence is MSDLVEALRAAGVADADASLLRRSLYSSDASLYRVEPQVVVVPRHVDEVLATAEVCRTFGVPLTMRGAGTSIAGNAVGPGVVVDVSRHLHQIGDIDPEAGTAVVAPGVVQASLQRAAARHGLRFGPDPSTHNRATLGGMIGNNACGSRALGYGRTSDNVLGLDVVTGAGERLRLGSMAGAVVSSPALDRVRSLADANLALIRTELGRFGRQVSGYSLEHLLPENGFDVTRALVGSEGTLALTLAATVRLVQDEPVRQLVVLGYPSMAEAADAVVVVLPHGPVACEGMDARIVDVVRARRGPSSVPRLPRGEGWLLVELTGTDPGEVRARADALVRDAGAVDAEVVADATHAAALWRIREDGAGLSGRTPDGNPAHPGWEDAAVPPQRLGAYLREFDALLDQHGLTGLPYGHFGDGCLHIRIDFPFDRAEGTAAFRSFLLDAGRLAAAHGGSMSGEHGDGRARGELLPLMYSAEAIELFAAVKAAFDPDDLLNPGVIVRPAPVDADVRVAAARPYRDGLALAYRHDRGDLSMAVHRCTGVGKCRADTTASGGVMCPSFLATRDEKDSTRGRARVLQDAVSGNLGPNPWGTPAVADALDLCLSCKGCSSDCPTGIDMAAYKAEATYQRYRRRLRPRAHYTLGWLPRWARLATRFGWVTRVANASLRVRALHPLVTFLAGVDRRRSLPQFATPTFRQWFDHRPSDPGVTLLEAVVFVDTFTDAFAPEVGQAAVAVLEDAGYRVSVTREPVCCGLTWISTGQLDTARRKVGATVAALLPHVERGAVVVGLEPSCTGVLRSDALELATDADLPAAQRVAAATRTLAEVLSGTPGWTPPDLSAEQGVAQPHCHHHAVMGWEADAALLRAAGADVQRLGGCCGLAGNFGVERGHHEVSVAVAENQLLPAVRELAGDGVVLADGFSCRTQLDDLADRRGEHLAQVLARHLPG